The sequence GCGCCGTCGCCCTCCAGCTCGCTGGCCGCCTCGTAGCTGCCGTCGGGCAGCAGCGCGACCAGCGCCCGGCTGCGCCGCTCGCCGTACCGCAGCACCTCGTCGAAGGCGGCCAGGACGGTGCGGACGCCATGGCGCTCGGCGAGCTCGGCGAGCCGGACGCCGGCCAGCCGGTTCGCGGCGGCCTGCGCGCGCAGGTCACCGCGGCGCAGGTCGGGGGTACGGGAGTTCGCGCAGATCAGGTCGAGGATGTCCTCCTGCCAGACGCCGGCGCACACCAGCCGGACCGGCGGAATGATCAGCCCCTCCGCGAAGATCTCGCGGGAGTCGGCCGGCATCGAGCCTGGCCGCATGCCGCCCATGTCGGAGTGATGTGCCCGAGTGGCCGCGTAGCCGACGATCTCGCCCTCGAAGTCGAGCGGACTGACCAGGGTGACGTCCGGGAGGTGGTTGCCACCGGCGAACGGGTCGTTGAGGACCCAGACGTCACCGGGCCCGTCCGCGGCCTCGGGTGACCGCGCGGCGGCGCGCTCGGCGACCACCCGGACGGACTCGTACAGCGCGCCCAGGTGCACCGGGACGTGCGCCGCCTGCGCGACCATCCGGCCGGTAGCGTCGAACAGCGCGGCCGAGCAGTCCCGCCGCTCCTTGATGTTCGACGAGTAGGCGCTGCGGACCAGCAGCGTCCCCATCTCCTCTGCGATGCCGGCCAGCGCGCTGGACAGCACCGAGAGCGTCACCGGATCCAGCCCGGCCGCCTGCCTGTTCTCGCCGGCCCGGTCGTCCATGCGTCCAGAATCCCAGCCCACGGCCGGACGGCGCGCCCGAGGTGGGCGGGGCCTCGTGATCCGCCATCCGGCGCCGGCACACCTGTGGGGGGCGTGGTCAGATAGTGGCCATGCCCGTCGCCCCCGGCCCGTCCCGGACCTCCCCGACCGCCGGCCTGTCCGGCCGAGACGCCACCGCCGCTCCGGCCGGAACCCCGGGGTTGTCCGACGCCGTCACGCGGGAGCTGGCGGCCGAGGTCGCCGGGCGGGTGCGGGCGTTGATGCCGCGAGCGATCGAGGATCTCGCCGAGCTGGTGGCGCTGCCGAGCGTCTTCGACCCGAAGACCGGGCCGTCGGCCGACTGTGTGCGCGCCGCCGACCTCGTGGCGGCCGCGCTGCGGGACGCCGGGCTGCCGGACGTCCGGCTGGTGGAGACGCCGGACGGCTCGACGTCCGTCATCGGTCACCGCCCGGCCAGCCCGGCGGCCAAGAGCGGGCCGGAAGGCCCGGCGGATGGGCCGACGGTCCTGCTCTACGCCCACTACGACGTCCAGCCGCCCGGCGACGACACGCGCTGGGACAGCCCGCCCTTCGCGCTGACCGAGCGGGCGGGCCGCTGGTACGGCCGGGGAGCCGCCGACTGCAAGGGCAACCTGATGGCGCACCTGACGGCGCTGCGCGCGGTCGGGGACGCGCCGGCCGTCGGGATCAAGGTGATCGTCGAAGGCTCCGAGGAACAGGGCACCGGCGGCCTGGAGCGGTTCGTCGAGCAGCACCCGGAGGTGCTCGCCGCCGACACGATCGTGATCTGCGACTCGGGCAACGTCGCCGTCGGAGTGCCGACCATGACGACCGCGCTGCGCGGCATGGTGAGCGCCGTCGTCCGGGTGACGACCGGGACCAGCGGCATGCACAGCGGCACCTTCGGCGGAGCGACGCCGGACGCGCTGCTCGCGCTCGTCGCGATGCTCGCGACGCTGCACAACGAGGCCGGCGACGTCACGATCACCGGTCTGGCCAACGGCGGTGTCTGGGACGGCGAGGCCTACCCCGAACAGCAGCTGCGCGCGGACGCGCACGTCCTGCCCGGGGTTGACCTGCTCGGCAGCGGGACGGTCGCCGACCAGCTGTGGGCCCGCCCGGCACTGACAGTCATCGGTGTCGAGGCGCCGCCGCTGACCGGCGCTCCGTCGGCGGTGCAGCCGTACGCCGCGGCGCGGCTGAACCTGCGGGTTCCGCCCGGGGTCGACCCGGAGGCCGCCTTCGAGCTGCTCGCCGCCCACCTGCGGTCCGCCGCGCCCTGGCACGTCCAGGTCGAGGTAGAGCTGGAGGGGTTCGGCGCGCCGTTCCGCGCGTCGACGGAGGGAACCGGCTACCGGGCGATGGCCGCGGCGATGTCGCTGGCCTACGGCCGGCCGGTCACCACCGCGGGGCAGGGCGGCGCGATCCCGCTGTGCAACACGTTCGCCCGGACCTATCCGGACGCGGAGATCATGCTGATCGGCGTCGCGGAGCCGGCCTGCCTGATGCACGCGCCGAACGAGAGCGTCGCGCCGAGCGAGATCGAACAGATCGCGCTGGCCGAGGCCCTGTTCCTGCTGGGCTACCCAGCCGGCCAGGCGGCGCGGCCGTAGCGGAGCCGGCGCGGCCTCGCCGGCGTCGACCGACTGAAACAAGGCCCAGCACGCGGTAGGGTCCGAACCCGGCAACCCAGCGCCAAACCCGGCGTCGCCTGGTGCCATTCTTGGGGGTCATGGGACCGCGGGGGGACGAGACTGCTGTGCCCGCTCCCGCACCGCCGCCCTCGTCGGCGCCCGAGCCCGTCCAGGACGCATCTTCCGAGACCGCCGTGACCGAGATCCCGCCGACGCAACCACCGTCGGCTCCGCCGGCCAAGCCGGCCCGGGCCAGGGCGACCCGCACGCGGGCCAACACGCGGGCCAAGTCGACGACGAGCACCACCGAAGCCGCGGCCACGCAAGACGCCGCGACGCAGGCCGCGCCGGCACCGCCGGCGCCGCCGGCGCCGCCGGCCGCCCAGGACACCATGCCGGAACCGGTCGAGACCAGAAGCTCGTCGGTCGGCTCCACCGGCAGCGGGGATCTCGGTGAGTTCCTCCGTTTCCTGATCCCGGACGACCCCACGACGGGGCCGGTCCCGATCCCGCCGCCCGCGCCCGACACGGGGCCGATGCTGCTGCCGCCGATCGACGGGCCGTTCGCCACCGCCGCGGTGACCGCGCCGACCGCCATACCCGGCGACGCGCCGACCCGCACGCGGGCCGCTGGCGCCGACACCACGACCAGGCGCTCTCCGGCCACGAGCGGCACGGCGACGGGCGAGACGGCCACGGAGATGTCGGAAGCGCCCACCTCGGTAAGCGAGGGCGCCGCCGGGGACGACGACCCCGGCAGGGCCAGCCCGGGCGCCGAGAGCCCCGAAGAGGACGCGTCCCAGGAGGAACCGGACGCCTTCGCGGTCGTCGGGGTGCTGCCCGGTCCGGGTCGCCGCCGGTGGGCCTGGGCCCGATGGCTGCGGGTGCGGTGGGCGTGGCTGCTCCTCTGGCCGGTCGCCCTGATCTGGTCGCTGGTGCCGGGCCGGCGCCCGGCGCTGCGCTGGTCGCTGGCCCCGCACACCGAGCCGAAGCCGGAGGGGCCCCGACGGCTGCGCTGGTTCTTCGAGCGCGGCTGGCGACGGTCGCCCCGCTGGTCGCGCCCGCCGCGCGTGTCGGTCCTGCCGGGCTGGGCCAGGAACCGCGTCGACGTGACCTCGCCCGTGTACGCCGTCGCGTTCTCGCCGGACGCGCGACGGCTGGCGACGGCGAGCGGGAACGGTGCCATCCGCCTGTGGAACATCACCGACCCGACCACGCCCCGGCAGCGCTGGACGATCAGAACCCGGTTCGCCGCCGGGCCGGCGGTGGCGTTCTCCCCCGACGGGGCCTGGCTCGCCACCGGCTACGACACCGCGCACGCCGCGCTCTGGCGGATCGACCGGGCGGGCGCGCCGGTGCCCCGGGCGCTGCTCGACCACCCCGGCGGGCTGACCGGCCTGCACTTCTCGGCCGACGGGCGCCGGCTGGTCGGCACGTTCGCCGGCGAGTCCGCCCGGGTCTGGGACGTCACCGTCCCGAGCCGGCCCCGCGTCCTCGGGCGCGCCGGTGACCGGCGGGCGGCGCGCGGCGCGGCGACGTTCCCGGACGGCCGCTGGCTCGCGACGGTCGGCGAGCGGGTCGAGTTCTGGGATGTCTCCTCGGCGCCGGTCCGCCGTACGCACCTGACCGCCGGCGAGGGTCCGCTGTTCGGTGTCGCGGTCGCGCCGGACGGCCAGACGCTCGCGGTGGGGCGCAACGACGGCGCCGTCGACCTCTGGCACACGGTCGACCCGTCGGCGCCGGCGCCACGGGCCTCGATCGACGCGCACTCCGGCTGGGTGACCATGGTCGAGTTCGGCTCGGACGGGCGGTGGCTGGCGACTGTCAGCGCCGATCAGGTCGCGCTGTGGGACCTGACCGACCCGACGGTCCCGGTCGGCCGGCTGCGGGCGCGGCTGCCGGTCACCGCGGTGGCCTTCTCCCCGGCCCGCGGGCTGCTCGCCGTCGCGAGCCTGGACGGATCCGTCAATCTGCTGCGCCCGACGGCGGCGATCGAGCTCTCGCCGGCGGAGCCGGATCTCGTGCCGATCAGGCTCGCCGACCCGGACGGTCTCGAGGACCTCCGCGACCCGGCGAACGCACCGGCGATCCCGCTCCCGGGCGAGCGGCCCAGTTCGAAGACCACGGCGCAGGGCGCGGCCTTCGGGGTGCTGTCCATCTGGCTCGGGCTCGCGCTCGCGCTCAGCCCGCATATGACGCTTGTCCAGGCCCTCACGATCGTGATCCCGGCGGCGCTCGGCCTGCTCATGGTCGTCTTCTGGTGGCCGGCCGTCCTCGGGCCAGACCGTGGGGACACCTCCGAAGACGACAGCCAACCCCCGACCACCGACCTGCCCGGGACGACGAGCCCCGGCCCGGTTTCCACGACCGGGCCGATTGCCGGTCCGCTTCCGATCAAGGGGCCAGCCACAGGCCCAATCCGGACGACCAGACCGCTTCCGCCCACCGGACCTCGTACCGGGCCACTCCCCCGGACCGGCCCGCGAACGGGCCCGCTCCCGAAGACCGGCCCCCGGACCGGCCCGATCCCCACCACGGGGCCGAGAACAGGCCCGATCCCCACGACCGGGCCCAAGACCGGACCGATCCCGACCACAGGACCGAAGACCGGACCGATCCCCACGACCGGACCGAAGACCGGACCGATCCCCACCGCGGGGCCGAGAACAGGGCCGATCCCCACCGCAGGACCGAAGACCGGACCGATCCCCACCGCGGGGCCGAGAACAGGGCCGATCCCCACCGCAGGACCGAAGACCGGGCCGATCCCCACCGCGGGGCCCAAGACCGGACCGATCCCGACGACCGGACCTAGGGCTGGGTCAGCTCCGTACGCGGGGCCTCGCACCGTCCCGCTGCCTCAGACCGGGCCGCTCTCGACCGGACCGGGGACGAGGCCGCTCCCGACGGCCGCGCCGAGAACAGGCACGCGACCCGGCGGGCCCGGGCCGGGCGCGGATCGCGCCGACCGGGTCGCCGGCTCGGCCACCGAACCCGCCACGGGATCGACCGACGGGACGTCCGACGGGGCCACCGCGAGTGATGGCCCGGCGAGCCCCTGAGGCGAACGCCTCGCGCCCCGGCCCCGCGCGTCCGATCAACATCCCCCAAACTGGCTGGCCAGCACCCGACCTGCCACTACGCTCGAAGCGTTCGCCCGGATCCGGGTGGGTGCACGAGTTCGACGCGCGGCTTACCGGGCACGCCAAGCGGCAGCCGGCCCCGGCCCCGTGAACGCACTGCGTTAAGTTAAAGGGATGAAGCGCCGCAAAGTCCCAGGAGCGGGCCGCCGGCCTTCGACCTACGGATACTCGGCGTGATGGGGGGGCAGCCTTTGTTCACCGTCCGACGGGATTCGAGCACGGCCACGCGAGGCGTGGCCGCTGAGGCACCACCGGTCCTCCAGATCGGGGACGTCGCCCGCCAGGTTGGGCTGTCGCTGCGCACCGTCCGGTTCTACGAGGAGGCCGGGCTGCTGACCCCGGTCGGGCGGACCCAGGGCGGCTTCCGGCTCTACGACGAGGATGCCCTCGACCGGCTGCTACTGATCAAGCGGATGAAGCCGCTCGGGTTCACTCTCGAGGAGATGCGGTCGCTGCTGGCCGTCCGCGATGAGCTGCGGCTGCCGGGCCTGACCGCCGAACGCCGCCACGAGCTGCGGGAGCGCCTGCGGACCTGGGCTGCGCTGGCCGAGCAGAAGCTCGCCGACCTGCGAGCCCGCGCCGGCATCGCGGCCGACTTCGTCGCCGGCCTGCATGACGACGCGACCCGTGATCCCAGCTCCCCCGCGATCGCGCCGATCCGGGATGACGACCCCGGCGACGGCCAGGAGGCGGTCACCGAACGGACCTGACCCGGTCCCCCGCGCCACCGACGCGGGCGCGCGAGCAGCCAGGCCGGCCGGCCTGGTCGCGGCCGGCCGCGACGTAACAGCACTCATCCGTCCGAGTCCCGCATCGAGTAAGGGTTCAGTTGTCCAACACCCAAAGCATCCCGTCCGCCCCCGGTGCTGGGGGCGAGGTCTACCAGATCGGTGACGTGGCGGACAAGGTCACCCTGTCGCTGCGCACCACCCGCTTCTATGCCGAGGCCGGGATCCTCGCCGCCGTCGGCGAGGACGGGACGGGCACACCGCTGTACGACGACGAGGCGGTCGACCGGCTGCTGCTCATCAAGAAGATGAAGCCGCTCGGCTTCGCCCTCGAGGAAATGCGAGCACTCATCGACCTTCGCGACGAGGCGACCAGCGCTGATGCCGCCCCGGAACGGCGCGCCGAGCTCCTCGAGCGGCTGGAGACCTGGATCGCCCTCGGCGAGGAGAAGCTGCGTTCCCTCGAGGAGCAGGTCCGCATCGCCGAGTCGTTCCTGGGCGTCCTGCACGACGACGCCCACCGCGCCCGCCGCGCCGCCGACTAGGGTTGAGGGCCGGAAACGGCCCTTCGCGCCTCCGGCCCCCAACCTCGGGCGCTGAGCGCCCTCCCAACGCCTGACTAGCTGGACGTGGATGACGTGGGGCTGGCCTCTTCGGTGGTTGGCACCCGTGGGCGCGTCCCAGCGAGCCTGTGGTTGCGTTTCGGCGAGGCCGTGGTCACGTCGTGGGGACCAGCTCCACCCTTGATGATCGCGCGAGAACGCCCAGCCGTCCCGGCCGCTCCCACGCCCGGCGACCGTGGTCGGCTCGACGCCGGTTTCGATACCAAGCTGGCGATCATCGACGGTCGGCGACGTACTCAGGTGCGATGATCGCCGGTCTGGTATCGAAACCGGCGCCTCCCGCCCGATATGCGTCTTTTATCCATACCAGGTTCACGATCTTGCCTATGGCGCCGGCCGCACGAGGCCGAAGATCCGCGATTGGGTATGGAAATCGGCGCCACCGCTGCCTGCGCCGGCGGGGTTCTGCCTGCGGCAGATCTGCTGGGGGCAGAGGATCGGCCGGGGGGTGGGGTCGGCGGGGGAGGCTGGGTTTACCGGACCGGGCCTTTCTCGCGTCACTCGCGAGGCCCGCCGGGCGCAGCCGCCGGAGGGACAGATGGCCGAGGGGTCGGACGAGTTCGGATTGGGCCAGCAGGTGTTCCAGCGCCTGCTGCGAGAGCGGATCATCTTCCTCGGTTCCGCCGTCGACGACGAGGTCGCGAACAGGGTCTGCGCGCAGTTGCTGCTGCTGGGCGCCGAGGACCCGCGCCGCGACATCTTCCTGTACATCAACTCGCCGGGCGGCGTCGTGACCGCCGGGATGGCGATCTACGACACCATGCAGTACCTGGACAACGACGTCGCGACCGTCGCGCTGGGGCTGTCCGCCTCGATGGGGCAGTTCCTGCTCTGCGCCGGCACCCCGGGCAAGCGGTACGCGCTGCCGCACGCCCGGATCATGATGCACCAGCCGTCCGGCGGCATCGGCGGAACCGCCTCCGACATCGCGATCCAGGTCGAGCAGACGCTGCACACCAAGCGGGTCATCCAGGAGCGCACGGCGTTCCACACCGGCCAGACCGTCGAGCAGATCGACCGCGACTCGGACCGCGACCGCTGGTTCACCGCCGACGAGGCCAGGGACTACGGCCTCATCGACGAGGTCGTCGCCTCCGCCCGTGCCGTCCCGGCGGAGTCTCCCTTCGGCTACCGCACCTGACCGGGCCAGGCGAACAGTCCTACCTGGTGGTCACGAGGAGCCAGGATCCGCGACCACCAGGCAGGACTCGACAGGTCACTCCCGGGGGTCGGCGAAGATGAGACTTATGCCCACCTTCATCGAGAAGCCGACCATCATCGAAGCAGCCGGCAACCTCCCGAAGATCATCCGCGAGTACGTCGGGCAGGTGAACAGCGGGACGCCCGGCGTGAGCATCGCGCACATGACCGCTCCGGGCGGCTGGGAGGAGCCGGGGCAGCGCCCCGAGTTCGACGAGTACACCGTGGTGCTGCGCGGCGTCGTCACCGTCGAGCACGAGGGCGGGCGGGTGGAGGTCGGTGCCGGCCAGGCCATCCACACCGCGGCGGGCGAGTGGGTCCGCTACAGCACGCTGGGCGCGGACGGCGCCGACTACATCTCGGTCTGCCTACCCGCGTTCGCGCCCGACACCGCCCACCGGGACGACTGAGCCCGCCCGAACGACCAAACCCGCCAGGGACAACCAAGCCCGCCCGTGACAGCCGACCCAGCCGGGACGGCGGGGTCCGCGGAGACGACAGGCCCGCGGGGACGACCGGGCCGGCTCCTTCCCAAGGTTCCCGGACCGGGCTCGCCCAGCCGGCCTACGATCAGTGTCAAAACGGAGGCCCGCGGGCCCGAGCTGGGGAGGCGGCGGATGGCCGAGTCGGGCGAGGCGCCTCCGCTGCTGCGCCGGTTGGTCGGGGACGCGCTGCGCGGCTACCGGACGGACCAGGGCCGGACGCTGCGCGACGTCGCCGGCGCCGCCCGGGTGTCCGTGCCCTACCTGTCCGAGGTGGAGCGGGGCCGCAAGGAGGCGTCCTCCGAGGTGCTCGCGGCGGTGTGCAAGGGCCTCGACGTCCGGCTGAGCGACCTGCTCGAACAGGTCCGCCGCGAACTGCTCGCGATCGAGCCCCGGCCTGTCACTGCGCCGGAGCCGCGCCGGCCGGTCCAGGGCCCGAAGGCACCAGCCCACGCCGGCGCCGCGAGTGCCGCGACCGCCCAGGGGGCTTCGGCTGCCAGGCCGGCCGCCGCGACGGCGCCGCTGCGCCGGCTGGTCGTGATCGCGCCCGCCCGGTTGACGCCGGCCCAGCTGTCGCGACCGTCCGAGCCGGGGCCGACCTGCCAGCTCGGCGCGTCACCGCCGATGGCCGGGCCGCGTCACTCGCCACGGCCGGGTCGGCACCGTCGCCGGCCAGGCAGCGCCGCCAGCGGCCGGGGAGCGTACGCGCCGATCGTCCCCACGACCTCGACGCGGCGCCCGCCCCGCGCCGGCGGACGGTCCACCGGGCCCGGAACGGGTCTGCGACGCCGCGCCAGTCAGGCCTGCCCCGCTGATGGTCTGCCTGTCCACGGCGTGACCGTGCCGCTCTGGCGGAGCTAGTCCGCCCCCGAGAGAGTCTGCCCTCACCGCGCTCAGAGCATGAGCGCGAGCTCGGCCCTCAAACGGTTGCACCCAGGCCCGATTCACGACCACGCGAGGGCGAAAACGGCGATCATTCCGCCCGGCCCGTGCCGTGACCTGGACTTTCCCGTACCGAAACGTCAACGACGCTCCCGACGTCCTAGCGTGGGGCCGCCCGGCCGTCCAGGCGTGCGGCCCGTGGCTGGAGCGTGGAGGCGAGCGATGGACTATCCCGAGTACCTGCGCAAGGTGCCGAAGGTCGAGCTGCACTGCCACTTCGAGGGCACGGTCCGGGCGGCGACCTTCGCCGACCTGGCCCGCAAGCACGAGGTGGCGCTGCCGACGGACGAGGTGGCCCGGCTCTACGACTACGACACCATCTACGAGTTCCTGAAGATCTTCGGCATGGTGTCGTCGACGCTGATCGACCGGGCGGACTTCGCCCGATGCGCCTACGAGTCCCTCGAGGACGGGGTGCGGCTGGGCAACCTGCGGTACCGGGAGATGTTCTTCAACCCCACGCTGCACACCCGCCGTGGCATCCCGATGGCGACCGTCATCGACGGCCTGGTGGACGGCATCCGGGCGGCCGAGACCGACTTCGGCGTGCGCTGCAAGCTGATCGCCGACGTCTACCGGCAGGACGCGCCGGAGCTGGCCAGGCAGATGGTCGAGGAGGTGCTGGCGAACCGGGTCGACGAGCTGATCGGCCTGGGGATGGACGGCGCCGAGGCGCCCGACCCCCCGGAGAAGTTCGTCGAGGCCTACCGGGCGGCCAAGGCCGGCGGCCTGCGGCTGACCAGCCACGCCTCCGAGGACGCCCCGCCGGTGAACATCACCACCTGCCTGGACGTGCTCGGCTGCGAGCGGATCGACCACGGCTACCACATCCTGGCCGACACCGCCGTGCTGAACCGCTGCAAGGACGAGGGCATCTACTTCACCTGCTGCCCGACGTCGACCGCCGTCGTCTACGGCTGGCCGGACCTGACCGCGCATCCGATCAAGGACATGGTCGCCGCCGGCCTGAACGTCATGCTCAACTCGGACGACCCGACGATGTTCCACACCGACCTCGGCCGTGAGTATGTCGAGCTGTGCACAGCCCTCGGCTACGACCAGTCGACCGTCCGCACCCTTGTCCTCAACGGCGTGGACGCCACCTGGCTCGACGACACCGACAAGGCGTCGCTGCGCACCGAGTTCACAGGCGAGCTGGACGCACTCGACGCCGCCCTCACCGGCACGGACCGGTAGCCGCGGCTGGCTAGGCCTCCGGCGCCGGGGTGTCGGAGGTCATGAGGGCCGCGGCGACGGCCTCGCTGACCTCGCGGCGGCGGGCCTCGCCGACCACCTCGGCGCCGTCGGCCTCCTGGATGTAGAACGCGTCGACGACGTCCAGGCCGATCGTCGCGACGATCGCGGTGTGCACGTCGATGCCGACGCCGGCGAGCGCCCGCACGATCCGGAACAGCACCCCGGCCCGGTCGGGCGCGCGCACCTCCAGCACGGTCCGCGAGCCGGAGTCGTCGAACGTCGCCCGCGGCGGACCGGGGGTGCGCCAGGGCCGGCGGGTCGCGTAGGCCTCCTCGCGGGCCGCGAGCTGGCCGGCGACGTCGAGCCGGCCCTCCAGCCCGCGGCGGACGTCGGCGAGCAGCCGGCGCGGGTCGGGCTCCTGCCCGTGGGTCGCCGCGACGGCCGCCTGCAGCAGCGCCCGGCCGTCCGCGCCGCGGGCCGAGGCCCGCCGGATGTCGAGCCGGTTGAGCGCGAGCACGCCGGCCGTGACCGCGAGCAGGCCGACGTGGTCGGGGGCGAGCACCACGACCTCGTACATGCCCTCGTCCGGCAGCTTGTTGACCTGCACCAGGTGCTCGT is a genomic window of Pseudofrankia inefficax containing:
- a CDS encoding dipeptidase is translated as MPVAPGPSRTSPTAGLSGRDATAAPAGTPGLSDAVTRELAAEVAGRVRALMPRAIEDLAELVALPSVFDPKTGPSADCVRAADLVAAALRDAGLPDVRLVETPDGSTSVIGHRPASPAAKSGPEGPADGPTVLLYAHYDVQPPGDDTRWDSPPFALTERAGRWYGRGAADCKGNLMAHLTALRAVGDAPAVGIKVIVEGSEEQGTGGLERFVEQHPEVLAADTIVICDSGNVAVGVPTMTTALRGMVSAVVRVTTGTSGMHSGTFGGATPDALLALVAMLATLHNEAGDVTITGLANGGVWDGEAYPEQQLRADAHVLPGVDLLGSGTVADQLWARPALTVIGVEAPPLTGAPSAVQPYAAARLNLRVPPGVDPEAAFELLAAHLRSAAPWHVQVEVELEGFGAPFRASTEGTGYRAMAAAMSLAYGRPVTTAGQGGAIPLCNTFARTYPDAEIMLIGVAEPACLMHAPNESVAPSEIEQIALAEALFLLGYPAGQAARP
- a CDS encoding WD40 repeat domain-containing protein; this encodes MPAPAPPPSSAPEPVQDASSETAVTEIPPTQPPSAPPAKPARARATRTRANTRAKSTTSTTEAAATQDAATQAAPAPPAPPAPPAAQDTMPEPVETRSSSVGSTGSGDLGEFLRFLIPDDPTTGPVPIPPPAPDTGPMLLPPIDGPFATAAVTAPTAIPGDAPTRTRAAGADTTTRRSPATSGTATGETATEMSEAPTSVSEGAAGDDDPGRASPGAESPEEDASQEEPDAFAVVGVLPGPGRRRWAWARWLRVRWAWLLLWPVALIWSLVPGRRPALRWSLAPHTEPKPEGPRRLRWFFERGWRRSPRWSRPPRVSVLPGWARNRVDVTSPVYAVAFSPDARRLATASGNGAIRLWNITDPTTPRQRWTIRTRFAAGPAVAFSPDGAWLATGYDTAHAALWRIDRAGAPVPRALLDHPGGLTGLHFSADGRRLVGTFAGESARVWDVTVPSRPRVLGRAGDRRAARGAATFPDGRWLATVGERVEFWDVSSAPVRRTHLTAGEGPLFGVAVAPDGQTLAVGRNDGAVDLWHTVDPSAPAPRASIDAHSGWVTMVEFGSDGRWLATVSADQVALWDLTDPTVPVGRLRARLPVTAVAFSPARGLLAVASLDGSVNLLRPTAAIELSPAEPDLVPIRLADPDGLEDLRDPANAPAIPLPGERPSSKTTAQGAAFGVLSIWLGLALALSPHMTLVQALTIVIPAALGLLMVVFWWPAVLGPDRGDTSEDDSQPPTTDLPGTTSPGPVSTTGPIAGPLPIKGPATGPIRTTRPLPPTGPRTGPLPRTGPRTGPLPKTGPRTGPIPTTGPRTGPIPTTGPKTGPIPTTGPKTGPIPTTGPKTGPIPTAGPRTGPIPTAGPKTGPIPTAGPRTGPIPTAGPKTGPIPTAGPKTGPIPTTGPRAGSAPYAGPRTVPLPQTGPLSTGPGTRPLPTAAPRTGTRPGGPGPGADRADRVAGSATEPATGSTDGTSDGATASDGPASP
- a CDS encoding MerR family transcriptional regulator, translated to MAAEAPPVLQIGDVARQVGLSLRTVRFYEEAGLLTPVGRTQGGFRLYDEDALDRLLLIKRMKPLGFTLEEMRSLLAVRDELRLPGLTAERRHELRERLRTWAALAEQKLADLRARAGIAADFVAGLHDDATRDPSSPAIAPIRDDDPGDGQEAVTERT
- a CDS encoding MerR family transcriptional regulator, which encodes MSNTQSIPSAPGAGGEVYQIGDVADKVTLSLRTTRFYAEAGILAAVGEDGTGTPLYDDEAVDRLLLIKKMKPLGFALEEMRALIDLRDEATSADAAPERRAELLERLETWIALGEEKLRSLEEQVRIAESFLGVLHDDAHRARRAAD
- a CDS encoding ATP-dependent Clp protease proteolytic subunit; the encoded protein is MAEGSDEFGLGQQVFQRLLRERIIFLGSAVDDEVANRVCAQLLLLGAEDPRRDIFLYINSPGGVVTAGMAIYDTMQYLDNDVATVALGLSASMGQFLLCAGTPGKRYALPHARIMMHQPSGGIGGTASDIAIQVEQTLHTKRVIQERTAFHTGQTVEQIDRDSDRDRWFTADEARDYGLIDEVVASARAVPAESPFGYRT
- a CDS encoding cupin domain-containing protein, whose protein sequence is MPTFIEKPTIIEAAGNLPKIIREYVGQVNSGTPGVSIAHMTAPGGWEEPGQRPEFDEYTVVLRGVVTVEHEGGRVEVGAGQAIHTAAGEWVRYSTLGADGADYISVCLPAFAPDTAHRDD
- a CDS encoding helix-turn-helix domain-containing protein; its protein translation is MAESGEAPPLLRRLVGDALRGYRTDQGRTLRDVAGAARVSVPYLSEVERGRKEASSEVLAAVCKGLDVRLSDLLEQVRRELLAIEPRPVTAPEPRRPVQGPKAPAHAGAASAATAQGASAARPAAATAPLRRLVVIAPARLTPAQLSRPSEPGPTCQLGASPPMAGPRHSPRPGRHRRRPGSAASGRGAYAPIVPTTSTRRPPRAGGRSTGPGTGLRRRASQACPADGLPVHGVTVPLWRS
- the add gene encoding adenosine deaminase is translated as MDYPEYLRKVPKVELHCHFEGTVRAATFADLARKHEVALPTDEVARLYDYDTIYEFLKIFGMVSSTLIDRADFARCAYESLEDGVRLGNLRYREMFFNPTLHTRRGIPMATVIDGLVDGIRAAETDFGVRCKLIADVYRQDAPELARQMVEEVLANRVDELIGLGMDGAEAPDPPEKFVEAYRAAKAGGLRLTSHASEDAPPVNITTCLDVLGCERIDHGYHILADTAVLNRCKDEGIYFTCCPTSTAVVYGWPDLTAHPIKDMVAAGLNVMLNSDDPTMFHTDLGREYVELCTALGYDQSTVRTLVLNGVDATWLDDTDKASLRTEFTGELDALDAALTGTDR